One stretch of Paenibacillus sp. AN1007 DNA includes these proteins:
- a CDS encoding GNAT family N-acetyltransferase has protein sequence MRQSSTEIIIRHFQDGDMPLLGELYQSVTQKENAVFWWVGEEVNWSNVYCAFEDGKMIAKGQVSIVNVVPPGRPKENNHSIYLNLKTIPERENDIMLLENVYQHLLIRANQLKETLSKEYDTILCVGNDSTETANNTFFIQKGFLHLNSLYRMKRDLNEPIPELTLQEDFQFSYWKMETSDEERDYLNIEAEIWPDTPLGIDRLCEYKNNDRWTSMVIRQTDVIVGGLMAWQEADHGVIEDVFVREPWRKRGLAKYLLTQALRYLKANQLQYVTLMVLTTNKTALSVYESVGFCEDKEEIRYFTELN, from the coding sequence TTGAGACAATCATCAACAGAAATAATCATTCGTCATTTTCAAGATGGAGACATGCCGTTACTTGGGGAGTTATATCAATCCGTAACCCAAAAAGAAAATGCAGTATTTTGGTGGGTCGGGGAGGAAGTCAATTGGAGTAACGTTTATTGCGCATTTGAGGATGGGAAGATGATTGCCAAGGGGCAAGTGAGCATCGTTAACGTAGTACCTCCCGGACGTCCAAAAGAGAACAACCATTCCATATACCTCAATCTGAAAACCATTCCCGAAAGAGAAAATGACATTATGCTGCTCGAAAACGTCTATCAGCATCTTCTCATAAGGGCAAATCAATTAAAGGAAACCCTGTCTAAAGAATACGACACTATACTTTGTGTAGGTAACGATTCAACAGAAACAGCAAACAATACGTTTTTTATCCAAAAAGGATTCCTTCATCTGAATAGTTTATATCGCATGAAACGGGACTTGAATGAACCAATTCCTGAGTTGACACTTCAAGAAGACTTTCAATTCTCGTATTGGAAAATGGAAACTTCTGATGAAGAAAGAGATTATCTCAATATAGAAGCTGAGATTTGGCCTGATACTCCACTTGGTATCGATCGGTTATGTGAATACAAGAATAACGACCGATGGACATCCATGGTCATACGTCAAACTGACGTTATTGTTGGTGGACTGATGGCATGGCAGGAAGCTGACCATGGTGTAATCGAGGACGTTTTTGTCCGCGAACCCTGGAGAAAGCGCGGCCTTGCCAAGTATTTGCTTACACAAGCTCTGAGATATCTCAAAGCTAATCAGCTGCAGTATGTTACCCTCATGGTACTAACTACAAACAAAACCGCTTTATCTGTGTATGAATCGGTAGGGTTCTGCGAAGACAAAGAGGAAATCAGATATTTTACAGAATTGAATTAA
- a CDS encoding phosphotransferase has translation MESTLSIAKEALHHYSIPCKSIDFIGQSANVIYKITDVGNNEYSLRLHTSKSETFERYWTEQDVLHSEMVWLHSLVLDTDLTLPSPVKNTQGDFITKVNNISCTLVRWVEGEQKSFITTLEDAQSIGEMIGKLHKHASRWKTPNSFERPVFDASRISQALEKLTEQSQAGLLDTDDTALLQNAGQQVMKMMNSIERTCSHWGMIHADLIPSNIVFHGKEARPIDFGACGFGFYLFDLGWTFSYIHPALRDPLLQSYSTYYALPDNYIELLEGWFIAGQLETMNFWLGLPDSREWLPDHIRKLASREITAYLQKDSFLFNGTPYWE, from the coding sequence TTGGAAAGTACGTTGAGTATTGCAAAAGAAGCATTACATCATTACTCCATACCATGTAAATCGATTGACTTTATTGGACAGAGTGCAAATGTTATTTACAAAATTACGGATGTGGGTAACAACGAATATAGTCTTCGCCTACATACATCCAAAAGTGAAACCTTTGAACGTTATTGGACTGAACAGGACGTGCTTCATTCAGAAATGGTTTGGCTCCACTCCCTGGTCTTAGATACAGATTTGACCCTGCCCTCACCTGTAAAAAATACTCAAGGAGACTTCATTACAAAGGTAAACAACATAAGCTGCACATTGGTAAGATGGGTGGAAGGTGAGCAGAAGTCATTCATTACGACATTAGAAGATGCTCAGTCCATAGGCGAAATGATAGGCAAATTACATAAACATGCTTCCCGCTGGAAAACTCCAAACTCATTTGAGCGTCCTGTATTTGATGCATCTCGCATATCACAAGCTCTTGAGAAACTTACAGAGCAATCTCAAGCAGGCCTGCTTGATACGGATGATACAGCACTTCTTCAGAATGCAGGTCAGCAAGTAATGAAGATGATGAACTCAATCGAGCGAACATGCAGCCATTGGGGAATGATTCACGCCGATCTGATTCCAAGTAATATTGTGTTTCATGGCAAAGAAGCAAGGCCCATTGATTTTGGTGCTTGCGGTTTTGGTTTTTATTTATTTGATCTGGGCTGGACGTTTTCATACATCCATCCCGCGCTCCGAGACCCTTTACTTCAATCCTATTCTACATATTACGCACTGCCAGATAACTATATCGAGCTGTTAGAAGGTTGGTTCATTGCAGGCCAGTTGGAAACTATGAATTTCTGGCTGGGTCTACCCGACTCCCGGGAATGGCTTCCCGATCACATTCGTAAATTAGCCAGCAGAGAGATTACCGCTTATCTGCAGAAGGATTCCTTTCTCTTCAATGGAACACCTTACTGGGAATAA